The genomic segment GTTCTGCATGCCGCTGTAACTCTTGGCGAGGAAACCTTCCTGAAACACCTCGATGGCGTTGTTCTCTCCGTTCTGGCTGATTGCTGCGCTGTTCCCGTTGAAGTCCAGCTGTTCGATATAAGCCAGATTGCTCGTACCCTCCTGCGAGATGGAGGCCGAATGGCCTACCTCTATCGAAGACTGAAGCACGGTAGCGAGGTTGTAGTCACCGGCCTGGCTGACAGTTATTTCGCTATTGAAGCCTGCCTGCTCGATGGTGGAGATATTGCCGTTGCCGGTCTGGTCGCTGTTGGCCGTAATGCCGACTCCGTTCTGGTCGGTGTACGCGACATTGCCTGAACCGTTCTGTACTTGCGTGATGCTGCTGTCGTCGCCTTGCTGCATCACATCGGCGTAGTTGTCGGTACCAGTCTGGTCCTGCGTCGACTCACTGACGGCGTAGGCGTGGTTCGCCAGTAAGACTGAAATGGCCGCTGCCAGGATTGTTATTCTTGTTTGCATTTCAGAATCCCTTGAATGAAGGAGTCCTGAGTTTCTAGCTGGCGTGTTTGTCCCTGTGTATCCGCCGAAAAGCTGATCCTGCGTCGGTGGAGAATTAATCCTTACCATGATCATAAAGTTCACCCGAAGACGCTGGCCTCTGGCGCGATGGTGCCAGCGTTTTGCTTTGTATTAGTTCGCGATAACCGGCGGATGAACCAGTGCGGAACGGGAAAGGTGTCAGGTCTGTTCAGTTGCGCTGGCGACCTGGGTTGAACAGTTTGGCGCGTACTCATCAGACTTTGAGCCCAGAAAAAAACGGTTGCGCTGCGGCAGTTTCGCTATCGATCACCACTTTCTCGATGCCCGTTTTGCATGACAAGCGCTCGGCATTAGCGACTTTCGGCTGAACAGTGACGCATCGGAGTTGCCGTACAGCGTGGAAACCACTCGAATTTTTTCACCGATCGACAGACCATAGATCACCGATTACCACCGCGGCGCTTCTACGAGCACCGCCAATCGAAAGAGGAACAGCATGAACAGCAAGGTCGTTTTCATCACCGGCGCTACGTCCGGGTTCGGGCGTGCTACGGCTCGCCGTTTTGCCGAAGCGGGATGGTCGCTGGTACTGACCGGGCGTCGCACGGAGCGTCTGGAGGCGTTAAAAGCCGAGTTGGACGCCAAAGTACCGGTGCATATCGCCACGCTCGATGTGCGCAAGGCTGAAGCGGTGAAAGAGGTTGTTACCCAGCTGCCCGAAGCCTTCAGGGCTGTGACCTGCCTGGTTAACAACGCAGGTTTGGCGCTCGCACCTCAGCCTGCGCAAAAGACCGATCTGAACGACTGGCACACCATGATCGATACCAATATTACCGGCTTGGTCAATGTCACCCATGCGCTGCTGCCAACGCTGATCGACACGGGCAAGGGCGCCAGTATCGTCAATATCGGTTCGGTTGCCGGGCAGTGGCCGTATCCCGGCAGCCACGTATATGGCGCCAGTAAAGCCTTCGTCCAGCAATTCAGCTACAACCTGCGTTGCGACCTGATCGCCACCGGCGTGCGCGTTACAGACATCGCACCAGGGATGGCCGAGACCGAGTTTACGCTGGTCCGCACCAAGGGCAATCAGGCGGCGTCCGATGCCCTTTACAGCACCACTACGCCGTTGACGGCCGAAGACATCGCCGAGCAGATTTTCTACGTCGCCACGCTGCCCGCGCATATCAATATCAATCGGCTGGAAATCATGCCGTCGCGCCAGGCTTGGTCAGGTTTCGCGATCGATCGGGACAAATAGTCCAAACGAGGAGGGGCGGTGGCGCTGGTCTTTCAGGCTGGCGTCATACTGCTTCGCTCGGCATTGGCTGACATCGCTGTGTTGGAACTGTGTTCCGTAGAGTGGGCTTCAGCCCGCCTCCGTAGACGCTACGTCTTTTGCACAGCAGCAGGGTGCCCATAAAGACGCAAGGACTGCGCCTCAGGGGACGGCAGGGTAAAAAGCAAAGTCAAGAGATGCACTGCAGAGCGATTTTGCGAAGGTAAACGACGAGGGATGGAGCGGGCGTTTAGATCAGGCGCTGCGTCCACGAGGGACGTCAGCGGCCCGGTATTCGAATGAGATGCTTTAGTTCACTGCATCTTTCAGCGACTTGCCCGGCTTGAAGCCTGGCAGCTTGGCTGCGGAGATCTTGATCGTCGCGCCGGTCTGCGGGTTGCGACCATCACGCGCGGCACGTTCCTTAACGGCAAAAGTGCCGAAGCCAACCAGCGTCACGCTGTCGCCATTCTGCAAGGTGTTGGTCACGCTTTCAGTGAAGGCATCCAGCACACGGGTGGCAGTGCTCTTCGGAACATCGGCGGAGGCGGCGATAGCTTCAATCAACTCGGCTTTATTCACGGGTGTGGCTCCAGATTGGGTTGGGTGGTCAGTATAAGCAGCGTCTCGCTCTGCCGCCTGCGGCAAATTTCCTCTTTTGTAAAAAAAATATTTTGGCGGGCCGACAAAATCGCATGTTGCAGCTGATCCGGACGCTTCTGTCTGGACAGTTGCTTTTCGGCATCGGTTCATTGCCTGCCCGACCATCGGCTGTTCCGCCGATCGCTGTCTGCGACGCTCGTTGCAGGCGTTTTGTGACGGTGCGGCCGTGGTTTGGGCGGCCATGCATGCGTGTGGCTGGCAGTCCGTCGTGACTCGCTCCGGCCCGAACCGGCACGCCGATCTGCCCGCCGAGACCGGCAGGGGCTAGTAGCGAATACTGATATCCACTTCGGTCGGTGCTGTGCCGCTGACCACGAACTCGCTGTCTTCGAACGCCGGCGGGCCCATCACCTTGGGGTTGTTGGACAGCCCGTAGCCCTCCGTGGGAAACATGCCGAAGCGGCGGTCCAACTCTCCGTTAGCGTTCTCATCGTGGTAGGCCATGATGGCGTACTGGCCGGCGGGCACGCCGTCGAACAGCAGTGTGACCGTGCCCTTTGCCGCCGGGACCTCCTGTGTGGCGAAAGCCTCGTCGACCTTGCGAAAGCTCTTCGGGTCGGAAAACAGCGCGATCCGGACGGACCCGTGGTCGTGCTTGACGTCGTTGAGCCTGACGGTCAGCGTCTGGCCGTCGGCAAATGCCGCACCGCTCGCCGAAACGGCAAGCAGCAGAAATAGTGCACGTAATGTCATCGATAAGCTCCGGTTGTTCGACTGGCATCATCTAGCTCCAGCGATCCGCACGCGGCGACTCCGGCGCGCTGCGGATCGGGCGTGCCATAGTGGCGTTGTTGCGCCCGAACGGCCAGCCCGGCGCGTTACGACAGCACCACGCCATGGCTCTCCGCAGCGGGCGATGCCATGCTAGGCGGCCACCTCTCTCACCCGAGCCCGCATGGACAAGACTCATCTGCAGACGCTGATCATCGACAAACTGCTCACCGATCTGAGGATCGCCAAGGACGCGCTGAAGGCGTCTCACGAGGCGGCCACGCATGCCGAAAGCAAGGCGGAAAACAAATACGACACCCGCGGGCTGGAAGCGGCGTACCTGGCCGACGGCCAGCGCCGCAGGGTTGCGGAAATCGAAGCGGCGCTGGCGAGCTATCGCAATCTGTCTGTGCGCGATCTGACGGGCGAGCCGATTCGGCTGGGTGCGCTGGTTTCGCTTGAATTGGCGAGTGGTTTCCGCTGGGTTTTTCTTGGTCCAGACGCTGCTGGGATGAGCGTAAAGGTAGACCAAGCCGAGGTGCTGGTCATTTCTCCACACTCGCCGCTGGGCCGGGCCTTGCTCGGCTGCCGTGAGGGCGACGAGGGCGAGCTGCTGGTAGATGGCCGACCCCAGCAATACGGCGTGCTGACGATCTATTGAAAAGAGAGCGCCAGGCATAGATGGTGTATTAGGCTTTTACGACGCTTCGATGCGCTGAATATAACGTCAATAATCAAACACTTACATTACGCTTCGAACCCGGTTTATTACATGTCTGGGCCTGCATGAGAGACTTGCGTCGGAGCGAAATTTTGGCTTTGCGAGAGACATAAGGCCCACGCTTGCCGAAAGGGCGCGCCTCCCTCAACAGGCCGCGGTATGTTCAGGCTCAGCCAATGGTCATCAGGCTGGCGTTGCCGCCGGCCGCTGCGGTATTGATGCTCAGTGCACGCTCGATCAACAGGCGCTCCAATGGAATATCGGTTTCGCCTCCCGCCAGACCTTGCACGCCGACGATAGGACCGCTGCGCTGGGCCAGTCGCTGGTTGACGTCACTCAGTTGATCGGGCTCGCCATGTTGCAGTACCGCATCGAAGCGTGCCGTGTCACTGGTCCAGTCCGTGACGCGGATGATTCGAGCTTGTACGGCTTGCGGCAGCTGGTCGATCAGGGTGTTGCCGAGCGGGGTATCCAACACCACCGCTTCGCTGCCGACGGTCAGCACCGCCGCCAACTGCGTGAGCAGGTCCTTTTCATCTTCGGCCAGGCACAGCACATATTCGCGGGGTAGCAGGCTGTAGCTGTTGCGTTCGCCGGTAGGCCCGTTGAGCAGTCGTGTCGTGCCACTTTGGGATTGCTCGGCGTAGCGGTCGCACAGCGCTGCCAGCGCGCCTCGACCATTATCCTGCGCCCATTGCCTGAACTGCTTGGCGGCAGCGGTTTGCGCAGGAGACTGCTGCACCTCCGGCAATGTCTGCGCGCCACCGAAGTCCAGCGCGCGCAGCAGTACATCGTAGGGCCGCTCCGACAGCAGGCGATACAGATACAGCGGGCCGCCAGCTTTGGGGCCAGTACCGGAAAGCCCCTCGCCGCCGAATGGCTGCACACCCACCACGGCGCCGACAATGTTGCGGTTGACGTATAGATTGCCGACCTTGGCGCGGTCGATAACTTTGGCGATGGTTTCGTCGATACGGGTATGCACGCCCAGGGTCAGTCCGTACCCGGCGGCGTTGATCTGATCCAGCAACTGGTCCAGATCGGCGCGGCGATAGCGCAGCACATGCAACACCGGACCGAAAATTTCCTGCTGCAGCTCGTCCAGGCGTTCCAGTTCGATCAGCGTGGGTGTCACGTAGGTGCCGTGGGCACATCCCTGTTCATCGACGCGCGCCATCTGATGCACCCGGCGGCCCTTGTCACGCATCGCCTGTAGGTGTCGTTCGATATTATTCCGCGCCTCGGCATCGATAACCGGACCGACATCCACTGCGAGCCGCTGCGGATCGCCCATGCGTGCCTCGGCCATCGCACCTTTGAGCATGCCGATGACCCGCTCGGCAACGTCCTCCTGTACGCAGAGCACACGCAATGCCGAGCAGCGCTGACCGGCGCTGTCGAAGGCGGAGTTCATCACATCCATCACCACCTGCTCGGCCAATGCCGATGAGTCGACGATCATCGCGTTCTGGCCGCCGGTTTCGGCGATCAAAGGAATGCTCCGGCCGCGCTCATCCAGCCGTCCGGCAATGCTGCGCTGGAGGATCGAGGCGACCGCCGTGGAGCCGGTGAACATCACACCGCGGACGCGCTCATCACCGACCAGGCGGGCACCGACGGTTTCGCCGCGCCCGGGCAGCAGTTGCAAGGCGCCTTTGGGAATGCCCGCATCATGCAGTATCTGAACGCCCAGCGCGGCGATCAGCGGGGTCTGCTCAGCGGGCTTGGCCAACACCGTATTGCCAGCACCGAGTGCGGCGCAGACTTGCCCGGTGAAGATCGCCAACGGGAAATTCCAGGGGCTGATGCAAACCACCGGGCCGACCGGGCGGTGGGTGTCGTTATCGAAATTGCGGCTCACTTCGGCGCCATAGAAACGCAGAAAATCCACTGCCTCGCGGACCTCGGCGATGGCGTTGACGTAGGACTTCCCCGCTTCACGAATGAGCACGCCCATCAGTGTCTGCATGCGCTGTTCCATCAGATCGGCAGCCCTCAACAGCGCCGCGGCACGTTCTTTCGGCGCGGTGGTTTGCCAGGTAGAGGCATTTTCCACTGCACAACGCAGGGCGTTATCGACATCCTCTTCACTGGCTTCCTGAACCTGACCGACCACGTCTCGGTGATCCGCTGGATTGAGCAGCGGCTCGACCGGCATCGTCGAAACCGTCTCGCAGCCGAGCTGAGGCGCCGCTGTATGGCGCTGATGCGCGCTGGCGAGTAGGGCGGAGGAGAGCGAGGCCAGGCGCTGTTCGTTGGAAAGGTCGATGCCGCACGAATTGAGGCGACCTTCACCGTATAGATTGCGCGGAAGCGGGATTCGCGGGTGAGGCAGTCCAAGCGTGCCTTCCGCCGCGAGCATCTGTTCGACCGTTACCACCGGATCGGCTACCAGCTCTTCCAGCGATATGCTCTTGTCGGCGATGCGGTTGACGAAAGAGGTATTGGCGCCGTTTTCCAGCAAGCGCCGCACCAGATAGGCCAGCAGCGTTTCATGGCTACCCACTGGCGCGTAGATGCGGCACGGGCGGTTGAGTCGGCCTTCGCCCTTGCCGACCACCTGCTCGTAAAGCGGCTCGCCCATGCCGTGCAGGCACTGGAACTCATACTGACCGGGGTAATAGTTCTGTCCGGCAAGGTGGTACACCGCGGCCAACGTGTGGGCATTGTGGGTGGCGAACTGCGGGTAGATCGCTTCCGGCGCGGCGAGCAGCTTGCGCGCGCAAGCAATGAAGGACACATCGGTATAGGCCTTGCGGGTGTAAACCGGATAACCCTCGAGGCCATTGATCTGGGCCAGCTTGATTTCGCTGTCCCAGTAGGCGCCCTTGACCAGGCGGATCATCAGCCGGTGACGGCTGCGCTTGGCCAGATCGATCAGGAAATCCACCACATAGGGGCAGCGCTTCTGATAGGCCTGGATGACGAAACCGATGCCGTTCCAATCGCTCAGCGAGGGCTCGAAGCAAAGCCGCTCCAGCAGATCCAGCGACAGCTCCAGGCGATCCGCTTCTTCGGCATCAATATTGATGCCGATGTCGTAGCGCCGCGCCAGTTCAGTCAAGGACAGCAAGGTCGGGTAAAGCTCGTCCATCACGCGGTCATATTGCGCACGGCTGTAGCGCGGGTGCAGCGCCGACAACTTGATCGAGATTCCCGGACCTTCATAGATGCCGCGCCCGCGCGAGGCCATGCCGATTGAATGGATCGCCTGCTCGTACGAGGCCAGATAGCGCCGCGCATCTGCGCTGGTCAGGGCCGCTTCGCCGAGCATGTCGTAGGAATAGCGGAAGCCTTTGGCTTCCATGGTCTGCGCATTGCTCAGGGCTTCATTGATGGTTTCGCCGGTGACGAACTGCTCGCCCATCAGCCGCATCGCCATGTCTACGCCTTTGCGGATCAATGGCTCGCCGCCCTTGCCGATCAGGCGATTGAGCGAGGAGGAGAGGTTGGATTCGTTGTGCGTGGCCACCAGCCGACCGGTGAGCATCAAACCCCAGGTTGCCGCGTTGACGAACACCGATTGGCTGTTGCCCAGGTGCGGCTGCCAGTTGCCGGTGCTGATCTTGTCGCGG from the Stutzerimonas stutzeri genome contains:
- a CDS encoding SDR family NAD(P)-dependent oxidoreductase, yielding MNSKVVFITGATSGFGRATARRFAEAGWSLVLTGRRTERLEALKAELDAKVPVHIATLDVRKAEAVKEVVTQLPEAFRAVTCLVNNAGLALAPQPAQKTDLNDWHTMIDTNITGLVNVTHALLPTLIDTGKGASIVNIGSVAGQWPYPGSHVYGASKAFVQQFSYNLRCDLIATGVRVTDIAPGMAETEFTLVRTKGNQAASDALYSTTTPLTAEDIAEQIFYVATLPAHININRLEIMPSRQAWSGFAIDRDK
- a CDS encoding HU family DNA-binding protein → MAAQTTAAPSQNACNERRRQRSAEQPMVGQAMNRCRKATVQTEASGSAATCDFVGPPKYFFYKRGNLPQAAERDAAYTDHPTQSGATPVNKAELIEAIAASADVPKSTATRVLDAFTESVTNTLQNGDSVTLVGFGTFAVKERAARDGRNPQTGATIKISAAKLPGFKPGKSLKDAVN
- a CDS encoding DUF2141 domain-containing protein: MTLRALFLLLAVSASGAAFADGQTLTVRLNDVKHDHGSVRIALFSDPKSFRKVDEAFATQEVPAAKGTVTLLFDGVPAGQYAIMAYHDENANGELDRRFGMFPTEGYGLSNNPKVMGPPAFEDSEFVVSGTAPTEVDISIRY
- a CDS encoding GreA/GreB family elongation factor, with protein sequence MDKTHLQTLIIDKLLTDLRIAKDALKASHEAATHAESKAENKYDTRGLEAAYLADGQRRRVAEIEAALASYRNLSVRDLTGEPIRLGALVSLELASGFRWVFLGPDAAGMSVKVDQAEVLVISPHSPLGRALLGCREGDEGELLVDGRPQQYGVLTIY
- the putA gene encoding trifunctional transcriptional regulator/proline dehydrogenase/L-glutamate gamma-semialdehyde dehydrogenase, which translates into the protein MVTTTLGIKLDEAARDRLEAAARQIDRTPQWVIKQALLHYLEQLESGTAPLGAATVEHVVDHVDVEITPNNQPFLEFAESVLPQSVPRAAITAAYRRPEPDAVPVLLEQARLSPERAEATHRLALRIAEKLRNQKSAGGRQGLVQGLLQEFSLSSQEGVALMCLAEALLRVPDKGTRDALIRDKISTGNWQPHLGNSQSVFVNAATWGLMLTGRLVATHNESNLSSSLNRLIGKGGEPLIRKGVDMAMRLMGEQFVTGETINEALSNAQTMEAKGFRYSYDMLGEAALTSADARRYLASYEQAIHSIGMASRGRGIYEGPGISIKLSALHPRYSRAQYDRVMDELYPTLLSLTELARRYDIGINIDAEEADRLELSLDLLERLCFEPSLSDWNGIGFVIQAYQKRCPYVVDFLIDLAKRSRHRLMIRLVKGAYWDSEIKLAQINGLEGYPVYTRKAYTDVSFIACARKLLAAPEAIYPQFATHNAHTLAAVYHLAGQNYYPGQYEFQCLHGMGEPLYEQVVGKGEGRLNRPCRIYAPVGSHETLLAYLVRRLLENGANTSFVNRIADKSISLEELVADPVVTVEQMLAAEGTLGLPHPRIPLPRNLYGEGRLNSCGIDLSNEQRLASLSSALLASAHQRHTAAPQLGCETVSTMPVEPLLNPADHRDVVGQVQEASEEDVDNALRCAVENASTWQTTAPKERAAALLRAADLMEQRMQTLMGVLIREAGKSYVNAIAEVREAVDFLRFYGAEVSRNFDNDTHRPVGPVVCISPWNFPLAIFTGQVCAALGAGNTVLAKPAEQTPLIAALGVQILHDAGIPKGALQLLPGRGETVGARLVGDERVRGVMFTGSTAVASILQRSIAGRLDERGRSIPLIAETGGQNAMIVDSSALAEQVVMDVMNSAFDSAGQRCSALRVLCVQEDVAERVIGMLKGAMAEARMGDPQRLAVDVGPVIDAEARNNIERHLQAMRDKGRRVHQMARVDEQGCAHGTYVTPTLIELERLDELQQEIFGPVLHVLRYRRADLDQLLDQINAAGYGLTLGVHTRIDETIAKVIDRAKVGNLYVNRNIVGAVVGVQPFGGEGLSGTGPKAGGPLYLYRLLSERPYDVLLRALDFGGAQTLPEVQQSPAQTAAAKQFRQWAQDNGRGALAALCDRYAEQSQSGTTRLLNGPTGERNSYSLLPREYVLCLAEDEKDLLTQLAAVLTVGSEAVVLDTPLGNTLIDQLPQAVQARIIRVTDWTSDTARFDAVLQHGEPDQLSDVNQRLAQRSGPIVGVQGLAGGETDIPLERLLIERALSINTAAAGGNASLMTIG